A genomic window from Pagrus major chromosome 23, Pma_NU_1.0 includes:
- the LOC141019074 gene encoding far upstream element-binding protein 2-like isoform X2 — protein sequence MSEYNAVPPPGPGATLGGQAALGNGAGGIKKDAFADAVQRARQIAAKIGGDAGTPLNNTASESFPFTAQKRQLEDADEPESKKLAAQSDLDSAKALSIGAQLAALAQQRPTSTTEEYSVPDSMVGLIIGRGGEQINKIQQESGCKVQIAPDSGGLPERSVSLTGSHDSIQKAKMLLDEIVSRGRGTPPSSYHESTNGQNGTVHEMMIPAGKAGLVIGKGGETIKQLQERAGVKMILIQDASQGPNVDKPLRIIGDPYKVQQAQEMVQEILRERDHGGFSERTDFGSRMGGGMDIPVPRHSVGVVIGRNGEMIKKIQNDAGVRIQFKQDDGTGPDKVAHISGPPDRCEHAAQIINDLLQSIRVREEGQGGPPGPPGMPAGNRGRGGGQGGWGPPGGEMTFSIPAHKCGLVIGRGGENVKSINQQTGAFVEISRQPPPNGDPNFKLFIIRGSPQQIDHAKQLIEEKIEGPLCPVGPGPGGPGPAGPLGPYNANPYNPGPPGAPGPPHGGPPGPHQYTPQGWSNTYQQWQPQAAHDPSKAAANDPNAAWAAYYAQYYQQPSGAVPAQYPANPAGGAQTSGDQTQPAQTPGGQPDYTKAWEEYYKKMAQTGSSVPGTAPAAPGTAAGGAASTTGGQPDYSAAWAEYYRQQAAYYGQTGQAPGQSATPQQGQTQ from the exons ATGTCGGAGTACAATGCGGTGCCACCACCAGGTCCCGGGGCCACTCTCGGTGGACAGGCAGCTCTTGGGAACGGAGCGGGAGGCATAAAAAAAGATGCGTTTGCCGACGCGGTGCAGCGGGCCCGGCAG ATTGCAGCTAAGATCGGGGGCGATGCTGGAACTCCTCTGAACAACACTGCATCAGAAAGCTTTCCATTCACTGCACAGAAACGACAGCTGGAGGATGCAG ATGAACCGGAGAGCAAGAAGCTGGCTGCACAGAGTGACCTGGATTCAGCCAAAGCACTGT CTATTGGTGCACAGCTAGCTGCTCTTGCACAACAAAG GCCCACCTCCACCACAGAGGAGTACAGTGTACCAGACAGCATGGTGGGACTCA TTATTGGCCGTGGAGGTGAACAGATCAATAAGATTCAACAGGAGTCAGGTTGCAAGGTTCAGATAGCTCCAG acagtgGAGGCCTTCCAGAGAGGAGCGTCTCTCTCACAGGTTCCCATGACTCCATACA GAAAGCCAAGATGCTGTTGGACGAGATAGTGTCACGAGGGAGGGGAACACCCCCTTCTTCTTATCACGAGTCCACCAACGGGCAGAACGGCACCGTGCATGAGATGATGATCCCCGCTGGCAAGGCTGGCCTTGTCATTGGCAAGGGAGGAGAGACCATCAAACAGCTACAG GAGCGTGCAGGGGTGAAGATGATCCTGATTCAGGATGCCTCTCAGGGACCCAATGTTGACAAGCCCCTACGAATTATTGGAGATCCCTACAAAGTGCAG CAAGCCCAGGAAATGGTGCAGGAGATTCTGAGGGAGAGAGACCATGGCGGCTTTAGTGAAAGAACTGACTTCGGCTCCCGCATGGGAGGAGGCATGgat atcCCGGTACCTCGACACTCAGTCGGCGTGGTCATTGGGCGCAATGGAGAGATGATCAAGAAGATCCAGAATGATGCTGGAGTTAGGATACAGTTCAAACAAG ATGACGGGACTGGTCCAGATAAGGTTGCCCACATCAGTGGTCCTCCTGACCGCTGCGAGCACGCTGCTCAGATCATTAATGATCTGTTGCAGAGCATCAGGGTCAGGGAGGAGGGACAGGGG GGTCCCCCAGGCCCTCCGGGCATGCCTGCAGGCAACAGGGGCCGAGGTGGAGGACAAGGTGGCTGGGGGCCCCCTGGAGGTGAAATGACCTTCTCTATTCCTGCCCACAAGTGTGGGCTTGTGATTGGCCGGGGAGGGGAGAATGTCAAGTCCATCAACCAGCAGACAGGGGCCTTTGTGGAAATCTCTCGACAGCCGCCCCCCAACGGAGACCCCAACTTCAAGCTGTTTATCATTCGTGGCTCACCGCAGCAGATCGATCACGCTAAGCAGCTCATTGAAGAGAAGATTGAG GGTCCTCTGTGTCCTGTAGGCCCGGGGCCAGGTGGACCAGGTCCTGCTGGTCCCCTGGGTCCCTACAACGCCAACCCATACAACCCTGGACCACCTGGGGCGCCTGGACCACCACA TGGTGGTCCTCCAGGTCCTCACCAGTACACTCCTCAGGGCTGGAGCAACACCTACCAGCAGTGGCAGCCCCAGGCAGCCCATGACCCCA GCAAGGCAGCAGCCAATGACCCCAATGCGGCCTGGGCGGCCTACTACGCTCAGTACTACCAGCAGCCATCAGGGGCTGTGCCAGCCCAGTACCCTGCTAACCCAGCTGGAGGTGCCCAAACTTCAGGGGACCAGACCCAACCGGCACAGACGCCAGGGGGCCAGCCAGACTACACCAAGGCCTGGGAGGAGTACTATAAGAAGATGG CCCAGACGGGTAGCTCTGTCCCCGGGACAGCACCTGCAGCCCcaggaacagcagcaggaggagcagcatcCACAACGGGGGGCCAGCCGGACTACAGCGCAGCCTGGGCGGAGTACTACAGGCAGCAGGCTGCGTACTATggacagacaggacaggccCCTGGCCAGTCAGCCACTCCTCAGCAAGGACAG ACGCAGTGA
- the LOC141019074 gene encoding far upstream element-binding protein 2-like isoform X1 has protein sequence MSEYNAVPPPGPGATLGGQAALGNGAGGIKKDAFADAVQRARQIAAKIGGDAGTPLNNTASESFPFTAQKRQLEDADEPESKKLAAQSDLDSAKALSIGAQLAALAQQRPTSTTEEYSVPDSMVGLIIGRGGEQINKIQQESGCKVQIAPDSGGLPERSVSLTGSHDSIHSSPARKAKMLLDEIVSRGRGTPPSSYHESTNGQNGTVHEMMIPAGKAGLVIGKGGETIKQLQERAGVKMILIQDASQGPNVDKPLRIIGDPYKVQQAQEMVQEILRERDHGGFSERTDFGSRMGGGMDIPVPRHSVGVVIGRNGEMIKKIQNDAGVRIQFKQDDGTGPDKVAHISGPPDRCEHAAQIINDLLQSIRVREEGQGGPPGPPGMPAGNRGRGGGQGGWGPPGGEMTFSIPAHKCGLVIGRGGENVKSINQQTGAFVEISRQPPPNGDPNFKLFIIRGSPQQIDHAKQLIEEKIEGPLCPVGPGPGGPGPAGPLGPYNANPYNPGPPGAPGPPHGGPPGPHQYTPQGWSNTYQQWQPQAAHDPSKAAANDPNAAWAAYYAQYYQQPSGAVPAQYPANPAGGAQTSGDQTQPAQTPGGQPDYTKAWEEYYKKMAQTGSSVPGTAPAAPGTAAGGAASTTGGQPDYSAAWAEYYRQQAAYYGQTGQAPGQSATPQQGQTQ, from the exons ATGTCGGAGTACAATGCGGTGCCACCACCAGGTCCCGGGGCCACTCTCGGTGGACAGGCAGCTCTTGGGAACGGAGCGGGAGGCATAAAAAAAGATGCGTTTGCCGACGCGGTGCAGCGGGCCCGGCAG ATTGCAGCTAAGATCGGGGGCGATGCTGGAACTCCTCTGAACAACACTGCATCAGAAAGCTTTCCATTCACTGCACAGAAACGACAGCTGGAGGATGCAG ATGAACCGGAGAGCAAGAAGCTGGCTGCACAGAGTGACCTGGATTCAGCCAAAGCACTGT CTATTGGTGCACAGCTAGCTGCTCTTGCACAACAAAG GCCCACCTCCACCACAGAGGAGTACAGTGTACCAGACAGCATGGTGGGACTCA TTATTGGCCGTGGAGGTGAACAGATCAATAAGATTCAACAGGAGTCAGGTTGCAAGGTTCAGATAGCTCCAG acagtgGAGGCCTTCCAGAGAGGAGCGTCTCTCTCACAGGTTCCCATGACTCCATACA CTCTTCTCCGGCCAGGAAAGCCAAGATGCTGTTGGACGAGATAGTGTCACGAGGGAGGGGAACACCCCCTTCTTCTTATCACGAGTCCACCAACGGGCAGAACGGCACCGTGCATGAGATGATGATCCCCGCTGGCAAGGCTGGCCTTGTCATTGGCAAGGGAGGAGAGACCATCAAACAGCTACAG GAGCGTGCAGGGGTGAAGATGATCCTGATTCAGGATGCCTCTCAGGGACCCAATGTTGACAAGCCCCTACGAATTATTGGAGATCCCTACAAAGTGCAG CAAGCCCAGGAAATGGTGCAGGAGATTCTGAGGGAGAGAGACCATGGCGGCTTTAGTGAAAGAACTGACTTCGGCTCCCGCATGGGAGGAGGCATGgat atcCCGGTACCTCGACACTCAGTCGGCGTGGTCATTGGGCGCAATGGAGAGATGATCAAGAAGATCCAGAATGATGCTGGAGTTAGGATACAGTTCAAACAAG ATGACGGGACTGGTCCAGATAAGGTTGCCCACATCAGTGGTCCTCCTGACCGCTGCGAGCACGCTGCTCAGATCATTAATGATCTGTTGCAGAGCATCAGGGTCAGGGAGGAGGGACAGGGG GGTCCCCCAGGCCCTCCGGGCATGCCTGCAGGCAACAGGGGCCGAGGTGGAGGACAAGGTGGCTGGGGGCCCCCTGGAGGTGAAATGACCTTCTCTATTCCTGCCCACAAGTGTGGGCTTGTGATTGGCCGGGGAGGGGAGAATGTCAAGTCCATCAACCAGCAGACAGGGGCCTTTGTGGAAATCTCTCGACAGCCGCCCCCCAACGGAGACCCCAACTTCAAGCTGTTTATCATTCGTGGCTCACCGCAGCAGATCGATCACGCTAAGCAGCTCATTGAAGAGAAGATTGAG GGTCCTCTGTGTCCTGTAGGCCCGGGGCCAGGTGGACCAGGTCCTGCTGGTCCCCTGGGTCCCTACAACGCCAACCCATACAACCCTGGACCACCTGGGGCGCCTGGACCACCACA TGGTGGTCCTCCAGGTCCTCACCAGTACACTCCTCAGGGCTGGAGCAACACCTACCAGCAGTGGCAGCCCCAGGCAGCCCATGACCCCA GCAAGGCAGCAGCCAATGACCCCAATGCGGCCTGGGCGGCCTACTACGCTCAGTACTACCAGCAGCCATCAGGGGCTGTGCCAGCCCAGTACCCTGCTAACCCAGCTGGAGGTGCCCAAACTTCAGGGGACCAGACCCAACCGGCACAGACGCCAGGGGGCCAGCCAGACTACACCAAGGCCTGGGAGGAGTACTATAAGAAGATGG CCCAGACGGGTAGCTCTGTCCCCGGGACAGCACCTGCAGCCCcaggaacagcagcaggaggagcagcatcCACAACGGGGGGCCAGCCGGACTACAGCGCAGCCTGGGCGGAGTACTACAGGCAGCAGGCTGCGTACTATggacagacaggacaggccCCTGGCCAGTCAGCCACTCCTCAGCAAGGACAG ACGCAGTGA
- the LOC141019074 gene encoding far upstream element-binding protein 2-like isoform X3: protein MSEYNAVPPPGPGATLGGQAALGNGAGGIKKDAFADAVQRARQIAAKIGGDAGTPLNNTASESFPFTAQKRQLEDADEPESKKLAAQSDLDSAKALSIGAQLAALAQQRPTSTTEEYSVPDSMVGLIIGRGGEQINKIQQESGCKVQIAPDSGGLPERSVSLTGSHDSIHSSPARKAKMLLDEIVSRGRGTPPSSYHESTNGQNGTVHEMMIPAGKAGLVIGKGGETIKQLQERAGVKMILIQDASQGPNVDKPLRIIGDPYKVQQAQEMVQEILRERDHGGFSERTDFGSRMGGGMDIPVPRHSVGVVIGRNGEMIKKIQNDAGVRIQFKQDDGTGPDKVAHISGPPDRCEHAAQIINDLLQSIRVREEGQGGPPGPPGMPAGNRGRGGGQGGWGPPGGEMTFSIPAHKCGLVIGRGGENVKSINQQTGAFVEISRQPPPNGDPNFKLFIIRGSPQQIDHAKQLIEEKIEGPLCPVGPGPGGPGPAGPLGPYNANPYNPGPPGAPGPPHGGPPGPHQYTPQGWSNTYQQWQPQAAHDPTRSPGQ from the exons ATGTCGGAGTACAATGCGGTGCCACCACCAGGTCCCGGGGCCACTCTCGGTGGACAGGCAGCTCTTGGGAACGGAGCGGGAGGCATAAAAAAAGATGCGTTTGCCGACGCGGTGCAGCGGGCCCGGCAG ATTGCAGCTAAGATCGGGGGCGATGCTGGAACTCCTCTGAACAACACTGCATCAGAAAGCTTTCCATTCACTGCACAGAAACGACAGCTGGAGGATGCAG ATGAACCGGAGAGCAAGAAGCTGGCTGCACAGAGTGACCTGGATTCAGCCAAAGCACTGT CTATTGGTGCACAGCTAGCTGCTCTTGCACAACAAAG GCCCACCTCCACCACAGAGGAGTACAGTGTACCAGACAGCATGGTGGGACTCA TTATTGGCCGTGGAGGTGAACAGATCAATAAGATTCAACAGGAGTCAGGTTGCAAGGTTCAGATAGCTCCAG acagtgGAGGCCTTCCAGAGAGGAGCGTCTCTCTCACAGGTTCCCATGACTCCATACA CTCTTCTCCGGCCAGGAAAGCCAAGATGCTGTTGGACGAGATAGTGTCACGAGGGAGGGGAACACCCCCTTCTTCTTATCACGAGTCCACCAACGGGCAGAACGGCACCGTGCATGAGATGATGATCCCCGCTGGCAAGGCTGGCCTTGTCATTGGCAAGGGAGGAGAGACCATCAAACAGCTACAG GAGCGTGCAGGGGTGAAGATGATCCTGATTCAGGATGCCTCTCAGGGACCCAATGTTGACAAGCCCCTACGAATTATTGGAGATCCCTACAAAGTGCAG CAAGCCCAGGAAATGGTGCAGGAGATTCTGAGGGAGAGAGACCATGGCGGCTTTAGTGAAAGAACTGACTTCGGCTCCCGCATGGGAGGAGGCATGgat atcCCGGTACCTCGACACTCAGTCGGCGTGGTCATTGGGCGCAATGGAGAGATGATCAAGAAGATCCAGAATGATGCTGGAGTTAGGATACAGTTCAAACAAG ATGACGGGACTGGTCCAGATAAGGTTGCCCACATCAGTGGTCCTCCTGACCGCTGCGAGCACGCTGCTCAGATCATTAATGATCTGTTGCAGAGCATCAGGGTCAGGGAGGAGGGACAGGGG GGTCCCCCAGGCCCTCCGGGCATGCCTGCAGGCAACAGGGGCCGAGGTGGAGGACAAGGTGGCTGGGGGCCCCCTGGAGGTGAAATGACCTTCTCTATTCCTGCCCACAAGTGTGGGCTTGTGATTGGCCGGGGAGGGGAGAATGTCAAGTCCATCAACCAGCAGACAGGGGCCTTTGTGGAAATCTCTCGACAGCCGCCCCCCAACGGAGACCCCAACTTCAAGCTGTTTATCATTCGTGGCTCACCGCAGCAGATCGATCACGCTAAGCAGCTCATTGAAGAGAAGATTGAG GGTCCTCTGTGTCCTGTAGGCCCGGGGCCAGGTGGACCAGGTCCTGCTGGTCCCCTGGGTCCCTACAACGCCAACCCATACAACCCTGGACCACCTGGGGCGCCTGGACCACCACA TGGTGGTCCTCCAGGTCCTCACCAGTACACTCCTCAGGGCTGGAGCAACACCTACCAGCAGTGGCAGCCCCAGGCAGCCCATGACCCCA CCCGGTCTCCAGGCCAGTAG